The Microcella sp. genome includes the window CACTACTGATGGTGTCGAGCGACCTGCCCGCAGCGCCGGGAGAGACCGATCTCGGGGTGCTGCTGAGGTCGATGCACCCCGAGGTGCTCTCGGGCGACTGGTTCTTCACCACCGTCGACTCGGCGGGTGACGTCGCCGCGGCTGCCACCGTGCGCGAACCTGAGGGGCTGTCGGTGGTCGTCGACCGGGCCGAGGCCGAGCGCATCGGAGCCCCGACGTCGCACGCCTATCGGTGGATCACCCTGCGGGTGCATTCGTCGCTCGACGCGGTGGGTTTGACGGCGACGGTGAGTGCGGCACTCACCGAGCGCGGCATCAGTTGCAACGTGATCGCGGGAGCCTTCCACGATCACCTGCTCGTGCCGGCGGCGCGCGTCGACGACGCGGTGGCGGCGCTGGTCGTGCTCGCCGAGTCTGCCTAGGGCGTCGCGCCGTCGCGCTTCGCGAGCAGGTCGCGTATCTCGGCGAGCAGCTCGAGCTCGGTCGGCGCCGCGGCCTCGTCGACGACGGGCTCTCCGGCGCGGCGGCGCTGCTCGGCGTGCCGCTTGAGATGGTTGATGGGCACGACGAGTGCGAAGTACACGACGGCGGCGACGATGAGAAAGTTGAGCA containing:
- a CDS encoding ACT domain-containing protein, which encodes MVSSDLPAAPGETDLGVLLRSMHPEVLSGDWFFTTVDSAGDVAAAATVREPEGLSVVVDRAEAERIGAPTSHAYRWITLRVHSSLDAVGLTATVSAALTERGISCNVIAGAFHDHLLVPAARVDDAVAALVVLAESA